A single genomic interval of Prunus dulcis chromosome 5, ALMONDv2, whole genome shotgun sequence harbors:
- the LOC117628137 gene encoding ethylene-responsive transcription factor ERF027-like, which translates to MASSPSGKQSRYHGIRSRGGKWVSEIREPRKTRRIWLGTFPTAEMAAAAYDAAALALKRADAVLNFPSSMDSYPVPASMSPQDIRSAAAAAAAATALQRNEDADNSLKVTERQKKYEYDMTMMSSTSLASSVGMDEEELFGMPNLLANMAEGMLLSPPRPSDYPDSSGNSDGAESRLWSY; encoded by the coding sequence ATGGCATCAAGCCCTTCCGGAAAGCAGTCTAGGTACCATGGAATCCGGAGTCGGGGCGGAAAATGGGTGTCCGAGATTCGAGAGCCACGTAAGACTAGACGTATATGGCTTGGGACTTTCCCAACTGCGGAGATGGCTGCAGCAGCCTATGACGCGGCCGCCCTCGCTCTCAAGCGCGCCGATGCtgttctcaactttccaagcTCCATGGACTCGTATCCTGTGCCAGCATCCATGTCTCCACAGGACATTCGTAGTGCTGCTGCCGCTGCTGCTGCGGCAACAGCACTACAACGGAATGAGGACGCGGATAACAGTCTTAAGGTCACAGAGAGGCAGAAGAAGTACGAATACGATATGACGATGATGAGTAGTACTAGTTTGGCGTCGTCTGTGGGAATGGATGAAGAAGAGCTTTTCGGGATGCCAAATTTGCTGGCGAACATGGCAGAGGGCATGCTTCTGTCTCCACCGAGACCGTCTGATTATCCCGACTCGTCCGGCAATTCAGACGGAGCAGAAAGTCGTTTATGGAGCTATTGA